Proteins encoded within one genomic window of Methanothrix harundinacea 6Ac:
- a CDS encoding 7-carboxy-7-deazaguanine synthase QueE, whose product MGEIFSSFQGEGPLLGRRQVFVRTAGCNLACAYCDSAKFRREVTFCDVIAPGLRRRAENPVSLAWTMEEVRALWGRGTHSVSITGGEPLCQPEFVEALARACSAEGMPVYLETNGFSHRRFSKMIPWIDIAAVDIKLPSAFSRGGSEELVENELASIEAASRRGVFTIAKVVVLASTPRAEIEGLVPRLAGLDAVVVLQPASGDGRPSPEKLTELFEAAAEVLSGVVVIPQAHKMMGIL is encoded by the coding sequence TTGGGGGAGATCTTCTCCTCCTTCCAGGGGGAGGGGCCGCTCTTAGGGAGGAGGCAGGTCTTCGTCCGGACGGCGGGATGCAACCTCGCTTGCGCCTACTGCGACTCGGCGAAGTTCCGCCGCGAGGTGACGTTTTGTGATGTTATTGCCCCCGGCCTCCGCCGACGGGCTGAAAATCCCGTATCCTTGGCGTGGACGATGGAGGAGGTCCGGGCTCTCTGGGGCAGAGGGACTCATAGCGTCTCGATAACCGGCGGCGAGCCCCTCTGCCAGCCCGAGTTCGTCGAGGCGCTGGCGAGGGCTTGCTCCGCCGAGGGGATGCCTGTCTACCTGGAGACGAACGGCTTCTCTCACCGCCGGTTCTCGAAGATGATCCCTTGGATCGATATTGCGGCCGTCGACATAAAGCTTCCAAGCGCGTTCTCCCGGGGGGGATCGGAGGAGCTGGTCGAGAACGAGCTCGCCTCCATCGAGGCCGCCTCCCGCCGGGGGGTCTTCACCATCGCCAAGGTGGTGGTCCTCGCCTCGACCCCTAGGGCGGAGATAGAGGGCCTCGTTCCCAGGCTGGCGGGGCTGGACGCCGTGGTCGTCCTCCAGCCCGCCTCGGGGGACGGGAGGCCGTCTCCGGAGAAGCTGACAGAGCTATTCGAGGCGGCAGCGGAGGTCCTCTCCGGGGTGGTCGTCATACCCCAGGCCCACAAGATGATGGGGATCCTCTGA